The following is a genomic window from Pseudomonas parafulva.
AAGATAGGTCTTGTTACCTGGAGTGAAATCCTTGGTGCGTCCCGCGCTCGACTCGAAGCCTTCCGAGAAAAATTGGACTACACAGCTACAAAAGACGAAGGTGTAGCCTTGCTTCACAGTAAATACTCGCAATACCTTCCTCAATCGCTGCAGCAAAAGCAGGGGATTAATGACTGAGGCATTTTCATTAGAAGACACCACGCGCCAGCGGAATGGGGGGGACAAATGGGAGGACAAAACCTTCCCCCACCATTCCTTAGCAATATGGTCAAAACCTAAAAACAACAACGGCCACAAGCCGGCTTTTTAATGCCCGCCAGTTGGGACCTCAACGCCCAACACACACTACTGATAGTTGACCGTCAGTGTGTACTGCACCTGAAAGCTCCCCGACACGTCCGCGCCATTGACCACCTGCGGCGAAAACGTCAAACCGATATCGTTTGTGCCCTGTTTCAGCGTCACCGCCCGTGGCGTATTGAAACTGGCAGGGGTCATGGAGGCGCTCCACAGGGCCTGCATGTTGACGCCGGTGAGGCTTGTTTTCGAGACGCCGCTCGCGGCGTTGACGATGGATTGATTGGCCGTCAACGTCATGGACGCCGGTCTAGCGCCGGTTCAGTTGAGACTGATCGGCGCCGATTTCTGTTGACCTGCCAATCCCGCCGGGGTGGTTGGGTCGAATTTCAAGCTGATGCTGCGTGCCGAAGTCAGGCTGCAGGTTTCGCTGCGTACACGGTAGATGAAGTTGATCTCGTGCAGCCATTCGGCGTAATTGGGATAGCCCGCAGAGGTCACGCCCAACTTGACGATGGCACGCCCCGATCCACTCTGTGGCGCGCGACCCACGATGTAATAGGTGTATGAAACCGTCGCCCCGACACGCAGCGGCATGCAGGTCTCCCCCAAGCAGTCAGGCCCGTAAGACCCAAGCGGAATTTCAGACATGTACATGTAAGATTTTTTCTGCAGAACCTTGATGGCCCCTGCAGTGACGTTATAGACCGGCGTGATCTCTAGATTCGTCGCCGCATAACGCGGGTAAGCCCGCTTGGCCGTACAGGTGCCAGAAAATGGAATTTCGAATTCTGCACCGGGGCTGACCTCATAACCGTATGTGTTGTAGCCCGTCACCGAACACACCAAACTGCCGGAGATAAGCGCGCTCGCCTGTTCCGATAGACAAGCCAGCAAAAGCGCGGCAATCAAGAGGCGGAGTTTGGAGTTTCTAGCCGTACGCGTATTCATCGTGTTCCATTTACCCTGTCATTCCCAACAGCAGAAACCGCTGGGGCGTGCGTCATCGACCGTCAGATATCCAGACTGCCTTGCGTGCTTTGTAGATAAATCGTGTAGGGCAGCACGACGGTGTCCAGAATCCCAGAGGGTATGAAGTCGAGTAACTGGAGGGGCATCAGAGCCGGCGCCGCAGGGTCGCGCTCGACCAACTGCGGCGGGCCGTGCAACAGGCACAGGTCATAGGCGATACCGCTGTAAACACGCGGAAGGGATTCACACCGCGTTTGGGCTTTTCTCAACGCACTGCTTGCATGCGCATCGGAACTCAACACCGTATTGACGGTGCCGCATCCGCAGAGCGCCCAAGCCATAGCCAAACACAACAAAAGTGCCTTCATTGCCCGCGATACCTGAATGAAAGAGTCGACACCGACGGCCCCCCTTAAAGGGCGCCGTACGGTACTTGCTTGCCGGACGTCTGCGCTGCGCGATCGAAGGCCACCTCGAATCGACATCGAGCACATCGGGCGTGCCGCTCAGATCAACAGCCCACGGGACGGTTGGCGACGACCCAAAGCGTAGGAAAAGTCGCCAAAGCGGCCAATCAGACCGATCTCAAAAGCCTCCTGGCGGCCAACTCGATTGCCCGCCAGGCCGGGCGTAACCACCGGTCGGAATAATCGATTCAGCCTCAATGAAAAGGGGCATTGGCCGATACAGAGATTGCCACCTCGAACCGGAACGCAATCATGAAAGGACCCTATGTTGCAGCGCTGTTGTCACTGGCGCTTTCTACCGCTTGCCAGGCTGCCGTGGAAGCGCCGATGCAAGGCACCATCCGCTTCACCGGTGCCGTCATCGGCAGCCAGTGCACGCTTTCCACCCATGCTGGCACCGGCCTGTCCGAGTCCTGCCCGCTCAATGCCGTGTCGCGCACGCTCAGCGTCCAGACCCTGGTCGGTGAGCTGTCATCCCCAGCGCACGTACGGTCGATGACGCCCACGCAGGCTTCCGGTCAAGGTGAACACACCTACGTGCTGGAAGATGCGACGGGCCACTTGATCACCCAGGGCCGCTACCTGGTGACCCAGACCGTGCTCTGATTCACCGCGCGACAGTCGATGGCGCCGTGGCACTCTCCCGTCCACGGCCCTCACCCGGCGTTTGAGATCCGTCCTATTCAGAAGACGTCGGGCGATGACTAGGCTGGCGCCGATGAAACTCGCCCATCTCATTCCCACCGCCCACTCCACGCTCTCGACCCCCCAGGCCGCGCGCAAACTCCTGCGCCTGTTCGCCTTCAGTCTGATAGCGGGCGTCTATATCGGTGCCTACGGCTACCTGCGCGTGACCCTGAACCAGGAGATATCCTCGCGCCGCAGCTACATGAACGAGGCCATCTTCCAGGCTCAGGGTTTCTTCGTCAGCCGCCAGACATTACTCAAAGGGCTGGGATTGTCCACGGTCAGGCAACCGACGCTGTCGGCCGCCGAGGCCAACAACGTGCCGGAGGAGGAAATCCATATCATCCTCGGCCAGCGCCACGAGATCTGGAGCCTGTGGCTGACCCGCCGCATGCTCGACTACCTACGGGCCAATCAGGTGAACCTGATCTACGTGCCGCAGCCTGCGCAGGCGCCGGTGCAACGCTTGTTCACCACCACCGAGCACAGCGCCGACCTGCCGCCGCGCGTCCTGGAGCGCGTGCGCTCGGTCAACGACAGTGAGGCGCCGCAGGACGAGTTGTGGCTGACCGATCCAGGCCGTCTGGACTCGCCGCTGTACATCTTCATCCGCATGGACGAACGCAACGTCACCTCCGGCTGGCTGGGTCTGGAGGTCGATGGCCCCGATCTGGTCAAGGCCCTCGAGCACGAGCAGGCGGGCGATTTCAAACTGCTGGACGCCAATGGCCACCTGATCCTCAGCAACACCCCCTTGCCCCCTGGCCAGGACGTGCAGATGCAACGCGTGCCGACCAGTGCCAGTTTCGGCTGGGAAGGCGAACACTGGCTGCCGGAGCGGCTGACCATCCGCAAGCACCTGGACTACTCCAACTGGCAGATCGTCTACAGCCTGCAACTGGTTTCGCTGCTTCCCGCCCTGGCCGTGCCCGTGTCGGTGGCGCTGCTCATTTGCCTGCTGGCCACGGTCTGCCTGCTGTGGCTAGTCAGGCAGATCGATCAGCGGATGATCGTCCCGGCGGCCGCGCGTATCGACGCGCTGGTGGAAAGCGAGGCGTTCTGCAGCGCCGTGATCCGTATTGCCCCCGTCGCCCTGTGCGTGCTGCGCCGCAGCGACGGTGCGGTGGTCCTGGAGAACCCGCTGTCGGCCCAATGGCTGGCCATGGGCGATGAGCGTACTCGCCTGTGCCATCGCTGGATCGATCGCGCGTTCAGTGTCGAGGCGCAACGCAGCGCTACCGACGAACTGCAAATGGCCGACGGTCGCCACCTCTACCTGAGCTACGCCCCCACCCGCTACCAGCGCGAAGACGTGTTGATCTGCGCCTTCAGCGACATCACCGAGCGCAAGACCGCCGAAATCGCCTTGCAGCAGGCCAGGACCCTGGCCGACGCCGCCAACGAGGCCAAGACCCTGTTCCTGGCGACCATGAGCCATGAAATCCGTACCCCGTTGTATGGCGTGCTGGCAACGCTCGAACTGCTCGCGCGGACCCAACTCGATGCCCAGCAGCGCGGCTACCTCACCGCCATCGAAGGCTCGTCGGCCACCTTGCTGCAGTTGATCTGCGATGTGCTGGACGTGTCGAAGATCGAAGCCGGCCAACTGGCACTGGAAATGAGCACCTTTTCTCCGCTGGAACTCACCCAGGACGTGATCCAGGGCTACACCGGCGCCGCGCAAGGCAAGGGCCTGCAACTGTTCGCCTGCATCGACCCGCAACTGCCCGACCTGGTGCTGGGCGACGTCATCCGCATTCGGCAGATTCTCGGCAACCTGCTGAGCAATGCGGTCAAGTTCACCGAGACCGGACGCATCGTCGTGCGTCTGCAACTGGCGTGTCGCGAGGGTGAACGGGCCATGTTGCAGTGGCAGGTGGTCGATACCGGCAAAGGCATTCCCGCTGCGGACCAACGCCACCTGTTCGAGCCCTTCTTCCAGAGCAGCCCGAACGCCAACCTGGTGGCGGGTACCGGCCTGGGCCTGTCCATCTGCAAGCGCCTGGTGCACTTGATGAACGGCGCGCTGCGGGTGTTCAGCGAGCCTGGCCTGGGCAGCAGTTTCGCCTTCAGCCTGCCGCTCGAGCAGGTGAGCACCCAGAACGACCTTCATTGGGCGAGCCCGTTGCCGAACGAGCGTATCTATGTGCAGTCGCCCGTGCATGAACTGGCCGAACACACGGCCGGGTGGCTGCGCCGGTGGGGCGCGCGTGCGCAGTTGATCGGCCAGGACGCGGGGCAACTGGATGTCGACGCCCTCTTGATCGAACTCTGTCCCGGACAAGCCGACAGCGCGCTGAGGACTGACTGGCCTGGCCAGCGCATCCTGGTTTCCCAGGACGGGCACGGCATCGTACAGAACGCCGAGCGCACCCTGCACATCGGGCTGAACAACCTGCACCTGCTCAACCGCGCGGTGCGCCAGGCATTGGGCGTGGAACTGCAAGGCGAACCGGTGATACCCGCCCAGCTCGAAGCGAGCAAGTTGAACCTGCACCTGCTGGTGGCCGAGGACAACATCATCAACCAATTGATCCTGCGCGATCAGCTCGAGGAGCTCGGTTGCACGGTGGTGCTCGCCTGCGATGGCGTCGAGGCCTTGGCGCTGTGGCAGGACGCCGATTTCGACCTGGTGCTGACGGACGTCAACATGCCGCGAATGAACGGCTACCAACTCACCGAGCGCCTGCGCCAGCAAGGCTGCAGCGTACCGATCGTCGGTGCGACCGCCAACGCCATGCTCGACGAAGCCGAGCGCTGCCTGGGTGCCGGCATGGACCACTTTCTGATCAAACCCTTCACGCTGCACGCTCTGTACCAGTGCCTGCAGCCTTATCAGAGATAGCCTGCAGTGAATGTCTACCGCGTGCTCATTGTCGAGGACCATCCCTTCCAGCATCAGTACCTGACCACGGTGTTCCAGGCCGCAGGCGGCTTCGAGGTCGAATTGGTCTGGGACGGCGCAACCGCCTTGCAGCGCCTATCCCGCAGCCACTACGACCTGCTGTTGAGCGACTTGATGATGCCGCAGATGGACGGCGTGCAATTGATCCAGCAACTGGCCCAGTTGCACCGACCGCCAGCGCTGGCGCTGATGACCGCCGCATCACGCCGCATGCTGCTGGGCTCGGGACAGGTCGCCAAGAATCTGGGGCTGAAGGTGGCGGGCCTGATCTCCAAGCCGGTGCGCGAGGCCGAGATCATCAGCCTGCGCGAACGCCTCGACGACCTCACCGAGCAGGCCCGCACCTTCAGTCGCAGACCCCGTGGCTGTCGGGCACGCAGCACCCTGATCAAAGCCTTGGAAAATGGCGAAATACAGGCCTGGTACCAGCCCAAGAAGTCACTGCGCGATGGCCGGATCGTCGGTGCAGAAGCCCTGGCCCGCTGGGTACATCCGGCCGAAGGGCTGCTGATGCCGGGGGCGTTCCTGGACGAGATCGAAAACGCCGAGCTGGAGATCGAGTTGCTCACCAGCATCCTCGGACAGACCCTGGGCGCTCAGGCGCAGTGGGCGCGGATGGGCCATTCGCTGCCGGTCTCGATCAACCTGCCGACCCATCTGCTCGATCAGCCCGACCTGGTGGATCAGTTGCTGGCGCAGGTCCGCGTCAATCAGGCCGATCCCAGGCAGATCACCTTCGAGCTGACCGAAAGCTCCACCACGCAGTTGTCCAGCAACTACTACGCTGGAGCGTGTCGGCTGCGGCTGATGGGCTTCGGCCTGGCCCAGGACGATTTCGGCAAGGGCTACAGCTCGTACTTCAATCTGGTGTCCACGCCCTTCACGGAACTCAAGATCGATCGCTCCCTGGTGCTGGGCTGTGGCGAAAACGACGGGTTGGCATCGGCCTTACTCAGCATTACCGAACTGGGTCGCAAACTGGGCTTGACCACCGTGGCCGAGGGCGCCGAAACCCAAGCCGAGCTTGCGGTACTGCGCCGTGTTCAATGCGACCAAGTGCAAGGCTTCATCATTTCACCGGCTGTACCACGCAACGACCTGGCCGCCCTGCTACGAGAGGATGGCCCTCGGCCAGCACTTCTGTAGACTCATGAGGTCAAACGTTTCAGCAAAAGGAAATGCAGCCCTTTTAGGGGTAGTTCGAAACGGGCGCACCTGTGTGCACCTTTCCACCCTATTTCTGGCCGAGTGCGAAACATGAAACATGCCAGCCTGCGCCTGGACAAACTGGCGCTGAGCTCCGAACGCTTGAACAAGGCCCTTTTGCTGCTGACCGGTCTGCTGCTGGTGATGTCGAGCACCTGCTATTGGGCCGTCACCCGACTGCTCGAAGCCGAGCAGCAACGCGTCGAATTCCATTTCGCCCGTGTGCTGGAAATCATCCATGAACACGAGACGTTCCTGCGCAACGTCGCCACCGGGTACCGCAGCAGCACGCAAGGCCCGCTGCGCTCGGTGCAGTCGGTCACGGTCATGCAGACGACGCCCATCGGTGAACAGGTGATGCTCAAGGCCAGAGGCTTCGAGCTGTCGATGCCCTTCTCACTGGCCCATGGCGCCGGTTTCAGCAAAGACGACGAGAACCGCGCATTGGCCCTCGGTGTGCAGATGACCGACTACTACGGCGGCTTCTGGGCCAGCTCGTTCTATGCCTCACCGCAACTGTTCGTGCTGACCCCGGACGGCGACGCCAGCCTGGCCATCCCGGCCACGGACGATCCGCGCCAGCACCTGCCCTTGCCGCCGGAAGAATACGCCACCGTGGTCGGCCGACTCGAACGCCTGCGCACCGCCCAGAACCTGCTCACCGATCACCGCGTGCGCTGGATACGGGCGCCGCTGCGGCTGTATCAGGATCGTCCCAGCATCGTGGCGATGATCGGCCTGCACGCCGCCGGCGCGCTGCTTCCGGCCGGCAAGGGGCAAGGTCTTCTGACCCTCGCCGCGGTGGTGGATACGGCCCAGGTGGACGAGTTCGAGCGGGTGTTGCGCCTATCGGTGTACAACCAGTTCACCCTGGTCTCGCCCGAAGGCGAAGTGGTGCTGGGCGCACTGGGTGCCGACGATCCGGCGCCCCAGGGCCTGAGCTTCAACCGCCACGGCCTGCGCTTCAAGATGGTCGCGCCCCACGGCGATCGCTGGACCGGGTTGTACGCCATCACCTACCAGGACTTCCTGCGCTACGCCAAGTGGCCCTTGCTGGGACTCATGCTGACGGTCATCGCTGCCATCCTGGTGGGCATGTGGATCAACCACTGGTACAAGTCGCGCATCGTCGTCCCGGCGCAACGCGCCCAGGATCGCCTGTTCGAGAACCAGGCGTTCAACCGCATCATGCTGCACAACGCGCCCGTCGGGCTGTGCGTGATGCGGCGCAGCGATCACCAGGTGCTGCTGGACAACCAGCGCGCCGTGCAACTGGGTGCGACGCCCGCGCTCACGCAATTGCTCGAAGGCTACGACGGCGACCAGGCGCCCGGCGAAATGTGCCTGCTGGTGGAAGGTCGCTACTTGCAGGTGGTGTTCGTCGCCACCCGTTATGAAGGCCAGGATGTGTTCCTCTGCGGGTGCAACGACATCACTCGCCATGTAGACGAAACCCTGATGCTCAACCAGGCGCACCGCCGCGCCACCGCCGCCAACGAAGCCAAGACCGTGTTCCTCGCGACCATGAGCCATGAGATCCGCACACCGCTGTACGGCGTGCTGGGTAACCTGGAACTGCTCTCGCTCACCGAGATGAGCGAGCGTCAGCGCCACTACCTGGAAATCATCCAGGGCTCCTCCACGGTGCTGTTCCAACTCATCAGCAACGTGCTGGACGTGTCGAAGATCGAGTCTGGCCAGATGCCGCTCGAAGAGGCCCCGTTCGCGCCGGTGCAACTGGTCGAGGACGCGGTAGTCGCCTTCACCGCGACCGCCCGCAACAAAGGCCTGGACATCGAATCGGAAATCGACCCGCAGGTGCCTGCGCAGATCCTGGGCGACGCCGGGCGGGTGCGACAGATCCTGCACAACCTGCTGGGCAATGCCATCAAGTTCACCGACTCGGGCCGCGTACGCCTGCGCTTGAGCGTTGTGCAGCGCACCGAGACAGACGTCTCGTTGCAGTGGCAGGTGACCGATACCGGTGTCGGCATCCCGGAAAAGGCCCTGGAGCAATTGTTCCGCCCCTTCTACCAAGTGGCGGCCGGCCAGGATGGCAATGGCGCCGGCCTGGGGCTGTCGATCTGCAAGCGCCTGAGCGAACTCATGGGCGGCAGCATGCGCGTGGTCAGCGAGCCCGGCCTGGGCAGCAGTTTCTCCCTGCTGATCACGCTGCCGGTGGTCGACGCGCCACCGGCAGTGGCCCCGACCTCGCTGGTGCCGTCGTGCCTGGACGCCCCCTGCCTGAACGTGCGCGTGCTGGTGGCCGAGGACAATCCGGTGAGCCAGGCGGTATTGCGCGAGCAACTCGAGGCGCTCGGCGCGCATCCGACCGTGGCGCGCGACGGCCAGCACGCCTTGCAACTGTGGAACACCCAACCGTTCGACCTGGTCATCACCGACATCAACATGCCGCGGCTCAATGGTTACGAACTGGCGCAAGCCCTGCGCCAGCAGGGCGTGGACGTGCCGATCATCGGCGTCACCGCCAACGCCCTGCGCGAAGAGGGCCAGCGCTGCCTGGCCATGGGCATGAGTGCCTGGGTGGTCAAGCCCTTGAGCCTGGGCATGCTGCGTCAGGCATTGATGTCGCATTGCCGCAAAGCCAACGGCCTGCCCGCTCCCGCACTGAAACCTGCCGGCACGCCACAGACCGACCGCGAAGGCTGGATCGAACTGTCGCCGGCCATGCGCGAGCTGATGGCGCAGACCTTGCTCGCGGACATCGCGCAGATCGAACAGGGCCTGGTGGACATGGACGCCCTGACCGTACGTCAGCGCCTGCACAGCCTCAGCGGTGCGCTGGCGAGCGTGCATGCGCAAACCCTGCATGCGCTAGGCCACGAGCTGGAGAACGCCCTGCACGAAGGTCCGATGACCACCGCCATCGTCCAGCGCATCAGGGCCTTGTGCACACGCCTGGCTGCGGTAGCCCAGTGCCTGAACGAAGAACCCCGCTGATGCCCATCGAACCTCTCAAGAGAGCCCACACATGACTGAATTGAATGTCGTCATTGCCGACGACCATCCCATCGTTCTGCTGGGCGTGCGCGAAATCGTCCAACGCGACGGACGCTACACCGTGGTGGGCGAGGCGGTCAGTTCCAGCGAACTGATCGAGCAACTGCGCACGCATCGCCCGCAATTGCTGATCACCGATTTCAACATGCCGGGCGACGCCACCTACGGCGATGGGCTGAAACTCATCGAGTACGTGCTGCGCAATTTCCCGCAGACGCAGGTCCTGGTGCTGACCATGATTTCCAACAGCCTGATCCTGTCACGCCTGCAAGAACTGGGCGTGGCCGGCGTGATCCAGAAGAACCACCTGCATCAGGAGATCGAGAAAGCCTTGACGGCCCTGAGCAGACGGCGTCCCTACCAGAGTCCTAGCGCCGAGGCCCGCTCGGTCATGGGCAGCAGCGGTCAGGTGGGCGATCGTTTCGAGAGTCTGTCGCCGCGCGAGCTGGAAGTGCTGCGCCTGTTCGTGACCGGCATGACCGTCAGCGACATTGCCCGCCAACTGTGCCGCAGCAACAAGACCGTCAGTGCACAGAAGGTCTCGGCCATGCGCAAGCTGGAGGTCGACAGCGACCAGTCACTGTTGACCTACTGCATCGAGGCCCGGCAGTTCCAGTGATCAAAGATAGATAATCTGCATCAGCAGCGTGGCGGTGAACGTGCCGGCTTCGGGCAGCGTCTCCAGTGCCACGGGTTTGACCCGCAGCGAAACCACCAGCGGCGTTTCTCCCACCGTCCACAGATGCGGCTGACCCAGGGTCAATCCCGGCTGGCTGCCTTCGCCGATCAGGCGTAGTCCCAGCCTAGGTCGATTGGTCAGCAGCGTGACTTCATCGAAACGCCCCGACGCGGCTGTCAAGGCCAGGCTCACACGGCTGCCTACCCGGCAGTCGAACGACAGCGGGACCTCGGTCACCGGCACCGTGTCGTCCTTGAGCTGATTGATATTGGCGCTGGCGAGCTCGACTTCCATCGAGGTGTTGAACTGTAGGCGGCAGGCCGGTTCGATTAACCGTCCACTGACGTCCAATTGCACCGTGCTGGCAGGCTGCGCGAGCGCAACCGTGCTCGACAGCACCAGGATCAGGATCAGCCAGGCATTCATAGGTAATTGATCGTCATGACCAGCGCGGACGTGAACTGTCCGGGCGCCAGCGTGCCTTGCTGGACCAGCTTGGCCTTGAGCCCCAGGCTCACGGTCCCGGACAGATTGCTGTAGCTCTTGAGCGTGCCTTGCAGGTTGGCCGTCGAGTTGTCGTTGGCCCACAGCAGCGACACGCCCAGGTTGTTCGCTGAGGTTTTGGCAACCGTTGCGCTGTAGGTGCCCAACGCGGCGGAAAAGCCGACAGTCAACGAGGAGCCGCTCGGGCAACTGAGCTGGATGTTCAAGCTCTGTGGCTCGGCCTCGGCCACTTGATCGGTTCGCACGTCCCCGAAGCTGGCGGTCAGTGCGTTGCCGCTGCTCAAGGTGCACGGCGGGCGAGTCAGGGTGCCGCTGACGGTGATATTGACCACGTCGGCGGCTTGCGCACGGGCGCTCATCAACGCCAGTACAAGAACGATGAATTTCATGAGGACTCCTCTAGGACCGATGGTCCAGCAGCACAACGTGTCGAGGCCAACAGATGGCAGGGGATGGCGGTGTTCATGGGGTGGTGTCCTGATTGTTCGAAGCCGCTGCCCGCTGGCAACGCACGTCCATCTGCAGGATGCCGGTCGACGCCTCTTGCGTGCCGAGCGCCAGCGTGCTGCTGCACCAGAGCGTGCCGCCCACGCTTATCTGCAAACGCGCCCGATCCGGCACACCGGCCAGGAATGCACGACCGTTGTCGGCCACCAGGGTGCTGACCAGCGAAGTGCCGTCCTCGCTCAGCAGTTCGGCATTGGCGGCGAAAGGTGCCGGAGTGCCCTGCTCGTCGAGAATGCGAAACAGGATGCGCTGCCCGCTGCGTGTGTCGAACTTCGCCACCACGAAGGCGCCACGGTTTGGGATCACCTCCTGCACCAACTGCTCAATGTCGACGTTCTGGGCAATGGTCTGGCTGTCGAGCGAGATCCGGTTCTTGCGATAAGGCATGGCCGAGGGCATCACCGCATAGCCGTTGTCGTTGGTGCGAATGCCGCGCTTGTTGGTGATCGACACCTGGCCGGCATCGGGCGCAGCGACGATGACATTGGTTTCGCTCAGCGGCTGGCTGAGCATGATCTGGTCGGCATAGGCCACCACCGATCCGTCCAGGCCCAGGTCGAGTTGCTGGTTGTTGCCGGTTTGGGTGTACCCCCCACGCAGCACGCCCTTGGCGCCCTCGTACTGGGCTGACAGCGATCCACCCTGCTGGCTCTGGCCGGCGCTGGCCTGGCGTGATACCCCCACGCCATAGGTCAGCGCATCATCGTCCAGGGTATTGCCACTGAGGGTCGCCATCTGCCCACTCGCACCGCTGCTGGCGTGGTGAGTGCTGGCCGAGACGCGGCTGCTGCTGCCCGGCCCGCCCAGCGGCAGGCTCACGCTCAGGGTCAGGTTACGGTCGGTGGTCTGGCCTTGATTGAGGCCCACCGCCACGGAGTAAGAAACGTTGCCGACTCCGAAGTTGTAACCCAATTGCAGGCTGGTATCGGCGGTCGCGCGATCCCAGTAGGCCGACTTCGATACGTTGGCGTACAGACTGCCGAAACGACCGATCTGCTGGGACACGTTGGCGCTGAAATTGCTCTTCAGGTGCCCCGTTCGATAGGCCGCGATACCCAGATCGTCGACGGCAGCAGTGAACGGCCCCTCGAGCACATCGCGGCGGCTGTTCAGTGCCTCGGTGAATGAGTAATAGCCGCCCGTGGAGTAGCGATAGCCCACCAAGCTGAAATTGGTATCGGTCAGGGCCACCGATTTGGAATAGCGAAAGCGATACGACTGACCGCTGCGGGTGGCTTTCTCGGGGCCGATGTCGCTGCTGCGGGCGTGGGTGACGTCCAGCGAGACCGCACCGAACCCTGCGAAATCATGGGCCACGCCGAGCAGGCCGGCACTGTACCTTTCGCTGAACAAGCCGCCGCCGAACACCGTGGTGCCGCCACGCAGGCCATGGCGGCCGGTCAGTTGGCCAAAGGTCGGCGCTTCGCCACCCGCCTCGGACAAAGCCCCCCGGTAGCGGCCCGCGTACAGCGCGTAGGTGGTCTGCTTCTCGCGCAGCATGTAGGGCACCGAGGAGAACGACTGGGTGTACACCTGGACCTGGCCATCGGCGCCCTCGACCGTCACCTCCAGGTCGCCATTGCTGGCTGTGGAGTAGAGGTCGGAGATCGCGAACGGCCCGGACGGCACCCACTGCTCCTTGATGACGTAGCCACGCTGGCGAATGATCACCCGCGAGCGCCCGTTGGCGATGCCACGCACCACCGGGGCGAACTGACGGGCGTCATCGGGCAGCATGTCCAGGTCCGAGGCGATGCCCAGGCCGCGATAGGGCAAGGCATCGAACAGGTCACCCTCGGTGGTCGCATCGCCCAGTGTGGCGATGGCCATGAGGTTGCCCATATCGCGCTGGACGTAGCTTTCAAGTGACTGCCACTGCCCCGGCGTGCCGCTGCCTCGGCGAAAGGTAGAGAAATTGCGCAGCCGCCAGGCACCGGCATTGACCCCACTGCGCAAACTGGCGAACTGATCCTGGCGCCGCGCGCCGTCCGAATTCACGCTGCTGTGCGAGATCGAGTAGCTGGTGAACGCAGCCGTCTCTCCAGTGCTCCACTGCCGACGACGGACATCGAAAGGGATTTCACCGAGATAGGCCTGGGGAATCTGCACATCCAGTGCTTGCTGGTTGAAATCGTAGTCGTAGGTCACCCCCGCCAGCCCTTGGTCGAAGGCGATACAGGTCGGATCGGCATCCGCACGCTTGGCCAGCGCTTCGCTGGAAACCCCTTGGGCTCGGAAGAAATCGCTGTCCAGGCAAGGAAACAGGCCGGTCGCCGATTGCTCGGGCTGCGTGCTGCGAATGAAACGGATGTCCTGCTTGCCGACGTGACGCTGATTGACCGAGACATCGACCCGATAGCTGCCCGGCAACTGGCCTTCGCTGATCGCACTGATCTGCTGCTTCAACTGGTCCGAGCCCTGCCCGCCACCGATCTCCAGAAAGGTCGGATCGAACTCGAAGCCTGCGTGCGCCGGGCTCAAGTGCAGGGTCAGAAGCACGGCCAACGGGCAGCCGAACCCCTTCACCGCGCCAAGGCGCGTG
Proteins encoded in this region:
- a CDS encoding YceK/YidQ family lipoprotein, which produces MKALLLCLAMAWALCGCGTVNTVLSSDAHASSALRKAQTRCESLPRVYSGIAYDLCLLHGPPQLVERDPAAPALMPLQLLDFIPSGILDTVVLPYTIYLQSTQGSLDI
- a CDS encoding ATP-binding protein gives rise to the protein MKLAHLIPTAHSTLSTPQAARKLLRLFAFSLIAGVYIGAYGYLRVTLNQEISSRRSYMNEAIFQAQGFFVSRQTLLKGLGLSTVRQPTLSAAEANNVPEEEIHIILGQRHEIWSLWLTRRMLDYLRANQVNLIYVPQPAQAPVQRLFTTTEHSADLPPRVLERVRSVNDSEAPQDELWLTDPGRLDSPLYIFIRMDERNVTSGWLGLEVDGPDLVKALEHEQAGDFKLLDANGHLILSNTPLPPGQDVQMQRVPTSASFGWEGEHWLPERLTIRKHLDYSNWQIVYSLQLVSLLPALAVPVSVALLICLLATVCLLWLVRQIDQRMIVPAAARIDALVESEAFCSAVIRIAPVALCVLRRSDGAVVLENPLSAQWLAMGDERTRLCHRWIDRAFSVEAQRSATDELQMADGRHLYLSYAPTRYQREDVLICAFSDITERKTAEIALQQARTLADAANEAKTLFLATMSHEIRTPLYGVLATLELLARTQLDAQQRGYLTAIEGSSATLLQLICDVLDVSKIEAGQLALEMSTFSPLELTQDVIQGYTGAAQGKGLQLFACIDPQLPDLVLGDVIRIRQILGNLLSNAVKFTETGRIVVRLQLACREGERAMLQWQVVDTGKGIPAADQRHLFEPFFQSSPNANLVAGTGLGLSICKRLVHLMNGALRVFSEPGLGSSFAFSLPLEQVSTQNDLHWASPLPNERIYVQSPVHELAEHTAGWLRRWGARAQLIGQDAGQLDVDALLIELCPGQADSALRTDWPGQRILVSQDGHGIVQNAERTLHIGLNNLHLLNRAVRQALGVELQGEPVIPAQLEASKLNLHLLVAEDNIINQLILRDQLEELGCTVVLACDGVEALALWQDADFDLVLTDVNMPRMNGYQLTERLRQQGCSVPIVGATANAMLDEAERCLGAGMDHFLIKPFTLHALYQCLQPYQR
- a CDS encoding EAL domain-containing response regulator, with amino-acid sequence MNVYRVLIVEDHPFQHQYLTTVFQAAGGFEVELVWDGATALQRLSRSHYDLLLSDLMMPQMDGVQLIQQLAQLHRPPALALMTAASRRMLLGSGQVAKNLGLKVAGLISKPVREAEIISLRERLDDLTEQARTFSRRPRGCRARSTLIKALENGEIQAWYQPKKSLRDGRIVGAEALARWVHPAEGLLMPGAFLDEIENAELEIELLTSILGQTLGAQAQWARMGHSLPVSINLPTHLLDQPDLVDQLLAQVRVNQADPRQITFELTESSTTQLSSNYYAGACRLRLMGFGLAQDDFGKGYSSYFNLVSTPFTELKIDRSLVLGCGENDGLASALLSITELGRKLGLTTVAEGAETQAELAVLRRVQCDQVQGFIISPAVPRNDLAALLREDGPRPALL